A single window of Leptospira wolffii serovar Khorat str. Khorat-H2 DNA harbors:
- a CDS encoding TatD family hydrolase — translation MYSIIDTHCHLDIIQEQGQEIAESVRNAKESGIKKIVQIGIDLESSHRAKDISDRFSDSEIEVFYTVGCHPTETHEFPKKEEILTLVKESVSDPKLCAIGEIGLDYYHDASTKTYQTEVLHSFLNASAEYSLPVVIHSRDAAEDTVSILKEHRDKAFGVIHCFTYDYPTAKKLVDLGYYISFSGILVFKNAKDIQEAAEKLPLESILIETDAPFLAPPPFRGKRNEPAFTKFVLEKMFSLRNETNSEVEKKLYENSIKFTQRKAYHHA, via the coding sequence ATGTACTCCATCATCGATACGCATTGCCATCTAGATATTATACAAGAGCAAGGCCAGGAAATTGCAGAATCGGTTAGAAACGCTAAAGAATCCGGTATAAAAAAGATCGTCCAAATCGGAATCGACCTTGAGAGTTCTCATAGGGCAAAAGATATATCCGATCGGTTCTCTGATTCCGAAATCGAAGTGTTTTATACCGTAGGCTGTCACCCGACCGAGACTCATGAATTTCCCAAAAAGGAAGAGATTTTGACTCTCGTTAAGGAGAGCGTTTCGGATCCCAAGCTATGCGCCATTGGCGAGATCGGTTTGGATTATTATCATGACGCTTCGACTAAGACGTATCAGACGGAGGTGCTGCATTCTTTTTTGAATGCTTCCGCAGAATATTCTCTGCCGGTTGTGATCCATTCTAGAGATGCCGCTGAAGATACGGTTTCGATTTTAAAAGAGCATAGAGACAAAGCTTTCGGAGTGATTCATTGCTTCACTTACGATTATCCTACCGCGAAGAAGCTTGTGGACCTAGGATATTATATCTCTTTTTCGGGAATCCTGGTATTCAAGAACGCCAAGGATATACAGGAAGCCGCTGAAAAACTTCCGTTGGAGAGTATATTGATAGAGACGGATGCGCCCTTTCTCGCGCCCCCTCCTTTTAGAGGGAAAAGAAACGAACCCGCATTCACGAAATTCGTTTTAGAGAAAATGTTTTCGCTTCGAAATGAAACCAATTCCGAAGTGGAAAAGAAATTATATGAGAATTCCATAAAATTTACGCAAAGGAAGGCGTACCATCATGCTTGA
- a CDS encoding M23 family metallopeptidase: protein MNLKSYLALLYYRIRYKYQDLKLKLDLKIADWNKKGRERLTVMVIPHSEQKTINFHISYRAITIFIGTILVLLLISSINVLSHSGSIHQLTELNLSNQDFIRQSAKMKEEINSLHDHVEYYHNHVGSLYGRLTGDSSKVAKGIGGAEKLSNDSGKTVAPGAEVFRLKEDVHNLRVANELTQEIISILKKRKSLIRQTPSIWPVKGYVLYPYGEYLNPVTARRDFNNGLDIGAFAGSEVVATAPGKVYDIGYTRNTGYYVKVEHKFGWKTIYSNLDRVKIKNNQQVSKNEVLGFVGKSENSPQYSLHYEIHVGTRAINPFAFLNQIQD, encoded by the coding sequence GTGAACTTAAAATCCTATCTTGCACTTCTATATTACCGTATCCGATACAAATACCAGGATCTGAAGCTCAAACTCGACCTTAAGATCGCAGATTGGAACAAAAAGGGTAGGGAAAGGCTCACCGTCATGGTGATTCCCCACTCCGAACAAAAAACGATTAACTTCCATATCTCTTACCGAGCTATCACGATCTTTATCGGAACCATTTTGGTTCTTCTCTTAATCAGTTCCATTAACGTTCTTAGCCACTCGGGCTCCATCCATCAGCTTACCGAATTAAACCTTTCCAACCAAGACTTCATTCGGCAATCCGCAAAGATGAAGGAAGAAATCAATAGTCTTCACGACCATGTGGAATACTATCATAACCATGTCGGATCTCTCTACGGAAGACTTACCGGAGACAGTTCTAAAGTTGCGAAAGGAATCGGTGGAGCGGAGAAGCTTTCTAATGACTCCGGAAAAACCGTCGCTCCCGGAGCCGAAGTCTTTCGTTTAAAAGAAGACGTCCATAACCTGAGAGTCGCCAACGAACTCACTCAGGAAATCATCAGCATTTTAAAGAAACGTAAAAGTTTGATTCGCCAGACTCCTTCCATTTGGCCGGTTAAAGGATATGTTTTATATCCTTACGGAGAATATCTAAATCCGGTTACCGCCAGAAGAGATTTTAATAACGGTTTGGATATAGGGGCGTTTGCAGGATCGGAAGTCGTAGCTACCGCTCCCGGAAAGGTTTACGATATCGGTTACACTCGCAATACCGGATACTATGTGAAGGTCGAGCACAAGTTCGGATGGAAGACAATCTATTCCAACTTGGATCGAGTTAAGATCAAAAACAACCAACAAGTATCCAAGAACGAAGTTCTGGGCTTTGTCGGAAAATCCGAAAACAGCCCTCAGTACAGTCTTCATTATGAAATCCATGTGGGCACAAGAGCGATCAACCCGTTCGCATTCTTAAACCAGATCCAAGACTGA
- a CDS encoding bactofilin family protein — MAHTEEHLAVNSIIGEGAEFNGEFKLSGLLRIDGIFRGTIKTDGKVLIGKSGIVDTDIKARIVVAGGEINGNIFASERVTLLASCRMKGDIITPKVVMEEGVQFEGNCKINPTSH; from the coding sequence ATGGCCCATACCGAAGAGCATTTAGCGGTAAATAGTATCATAGGCGAAGGTGCCGAGTTCAACGGAGAGTTCAAACTTTCCGGGCTTCTTCGTATCGACGGTATTTTTCGCGGAACCATAAAAACGGACGGAAAAGTCCTAATCGGAAAGTCGGGAATCGTCGATACGGATATTAAAGCTCGTATTGTCGTAGCCGGCGGTGAGATTAATGGGAACATTTTCGCGTCGGAGCGCGTGACTCTTCTCGCCAGCTGTAGAATGAAAGGCGATATCATCACACCGAAAGTCGTGATGGAAGAAGGAGTACAATTCGAGGGAAATTGTAAGATCAACCCGACCTCGCATTGA
- a CDS encoding YaaR family protein produces MKVQTQDHRRDTRKKREFGLSLSSSYQPVPSAVSETQIPDSKNEFFELVEHLLPYNQERTRDLNTLLRDLPDAERNFLRSPSYANLEVYKRIVQGILKEVMDRNTSLETLKTRARGGSEKVYQVIKIVDEKIQTLADFIVHPENSTFELMKKMEDIRGLLVDLMN; encoded by the coding sequence TTGAAAGTCCAAACACAAGATCACAGAAGAGACACCCGCAAAAAAAGAGAATTCGGCCTTTCGCTTTCTTCCTCTTACCAACCGGTTCCAAGTGCCGTTTCCGAGACTCAAATTCCGGATTCTAAAAATGAGTTCTTCGAACTCGTAGAGCACCTTCTTCCTTATAACCAAGAAAGAACCAGAGATTTAAACACTCTACTTCGGGATCTACCGGACGCGGAGAGAAATTTCCTACGTTCTCCCAGCTATGCGAATTTGGAAGTCTATAAGAGAATCGTCCAAGGCATCCTAAAAGAAGTCATGGATCGAAATACGAGTCTTGAAACTCTGAAAACGCGAGCCCGAGGCGGATCAGAGAAAGTTTACCAAGTCATAAAGATCGTGGACGAGAAAATCCAGACATTGGCCGATTTCATCGTGCATCCTGAAAATTCCACCTTCGAACTCATGAAGAAAATGGAAGATATACGAGGATTGCTCGTAGATCTAATGAATTGA
- a CDS encoding acyl-CoA thioesterase: MKNDSLDFYHTLRVRYSEVDAQAVVFNAHYLTYFDTALNEYMRFLGFKYQERLAETGLDFVVTRSLIEYKSPARFDEELNIYVKAGTVKPASIQWDIHVRKKSDDSLVCQGELTWAFVSLETRIPAKLPEIFKNLKKD; this comes from the coding sequence ATGAAGAATGATTCCTTGGATTTTTATCATACTCTAAGAGTTCGATATTCCGAGGTGGATGCACAGGCGGTCGTATTCAATGCGCATTACCTGACTTATTTCGATACTGCCTTGAACGAATATATGAGATTCTTGGGATTTAAATACCAAGAGCGATTAGCGGAGACAGGATTGGACTTCGTAGTCACCCGTTCTTTGATAGAATACAAATCGCCTGCAAGATTCGATGAAGAGCTGAATATCTACGTAAAAGCGGGGACGGTTAAACCCGCAAGCATCCAATGGGATATACATGTACGAAAGAAATCGGACGATAGCCTCGTTTGCCAAGGGGAACTTACTTGGGCCTTTGTCAGTTTGGAGACAAGGATTCCGGCCAAACTTCCCGAGATCTTTAAGAATCTAAAGAAGGATTAA
- a CDS encoding ParB/RepB/Spo0J family partition protein, whose product MSAKPKALGRGLGNLIPVSEDKALKEAGGEGSLREIRLTEIRPNPEQPRRTFNEESLRELAETIKAHGVIQPIVVKDTGSGYEIISGERRYRACKLAGFVKIPVVVKKANANQTLEIALIENIQRENLNPIEEALAYKTLSERTGLKITDIASRVGKNRATVSNLIRLLQLPDSVMDLVKNGRISEGHARPLLAIADRKKAEQVAYQIAEKGLTVRQVEDIVANLTDEAPVREKKKSKRKEVDIVELENKFRKKYAMKVDISHNSSSGKGKLSIAYPSLDALQKVLDALGIK is encoded by the coding sequence ATGAGTGCCAAGCCAAAAGCTCTCGGTAGGGGGCTCGGAAATCTTATCCCTGTCTCCGAAGATAAGGCTCTGAAGGAAGCGGGTGGAGAAGGTTCTCTTAGAGAAATTCGTCTCACCGAGATTCGTCCGAATCCGGAGCAACCTAGAAGAACTTTTAACGAAGAATCCTTACGCGAACTTGCCGAAACAATTAAAGCTCATGGAGTGATCCAACCCATCGTAGTCAAGGACACCGGTTCCGGTTACGAAATCATTTCGGGTGAAAGAAGATACAGAGCCTGCAAACTTGCAGGCTTCGTAAAAATTCCTGTCGTAGTCAAAAAAGCCAACGCCAATCAAACTTTGGAAATAGCTTTGATCGAAAATATCCAAAGGGAAAATCTAAATCCGATCGAAGAAGCTTTGGCCTACAAGACTCTCTCCGAAAGGACTGGATTGAAGATCACGGACATTGCTTCTCGAGTAGGAAAGAATCGTGCAACCGTTTCCAACCTAATTCGTCTTTTACAATTGCCTGACTCCGTAATGGATTTAGTCAAGAACGGAAGAATTTCGGAAGGACATGCGCGTCCGCTTCTTGCTATCGCGGATAGAAAAAAGGCGGAGCAAGTCGCTTACCAAATCGCGGAGAAGGGACTGACCGTTCGCCAAGTCGAGGACATCGTCGCCAATCTTACGGACGAGGCTCCGGTTCGAGAGAAGAAGAAATCCAAACGCAAAGAAGTGGATATCGTAGAATTAGAAAATAAGTTCCGCAAAAAATACGCGATGAAAGTGGACATCTCTCATAATTCTTCTTCCGGTAAGGGAAAACTGAGCATCGCGTACCCAAGCTTGGACGCTCTCCAGAAAGTATTGGATGCTCTCGGAATAAAATGA
- a CDS encoding ParA family protein gives MGKIVSISNQKGGVGKTTTSINLAANLAAIGKKVLIVDFDPQGNSGSGLGLEINTLPNTSYELLIGESSANECIKRTEIENLHIIPSNINLSGAEADLLGEENREFRLKAAISHLRTEYDYILIDCPPSLGVLTINALSAADSVMITLQTEYFALEGLTQLMKIISLVQEKLNPSLELEGVLLTMFDKRTNLAQQVAEDVKAYFKEKVYTTVIPRNIKLSEAPSFGKSILSYDPDGVGAQSYRSLALEVVGEK, from the coding sequence ATGGGAAAGATCGTATCCATCAGTAACCAAAAGGGCGGTGTCGGAAAAACCACTACCTCCATCAACCTCGCGGCGAACCTTGCTGCGATCGGTAAAAAAGTCTTAATCGTAGATTTCGATCCTCAGGGAAATTCCGGATCCGGTTTGGGATTGGAAATCAATACTCTTCCCAATACTTCCTATGAACTCTTGATCGGAGAATCTTCCGCAAACGAATGTATCAAGCGGACGGAAATCGAAAATCTACATATTATTCCTTCCAATATCAACCTTTCCGGTGCGGAGGCGGATCTATTAGGAGAGGAGAATCGCGAATTTCGACTGAAAGCCGCTATCAGTCATCTTAGAACCGAATACGATTATATTCTCATAGATTGTCCCCCTTCTTTGGGAGTATTGACGATCAACGCGTTGAGTGCAGCGGATAGTGTAATGATCACTCTTCAGACGGAATATTTCGCGTTGGAAGGACTTACTCAGCTCATGAAGATCATTTCCTTGGTTCAGGAAAAATTGAACCCTTCTCTCGAACTGGAAGGAGTCCTCCTTACCATGTTCGATAAGCGAACCAATCTGGCTCAACAAGTTGCGGAAGACGTTAAAGCTTACTTTAAAGAAAAGGTTTATACCACAGTTATCCCCCGTAATATTAAATTGTCGGAAGCTCCTTCCTTCGGGAAGTCCATCCTGTCTTACGATCCGGACGGAGTCGGGGCCCAAAGCTATCGTAGCCTTGCCCTAGAAGTCGTCGGAGAAAAATAA
- a CDS encoding RsmG family class I SAM-dependent methyltransferase, translated as MSELETSLPEFSHDSNGIQSAVRFRFPEKAEEILSLFDWDLVSLFLGFLKEKNQAGGFFSKRDTGEILDRHVLESIFHIYVIRKELGSLNNKKVGDAGTGPGIPGFFFRCLVEKERPLVVLLDSQRRKLAHTEEFVKEKGIAGVEFRFERAEDWKSDWNLGVSRGFVPYPWSTEVLCRCIIKGGYYVPFIGKDEFNAKIEKSILEQSGFIVEKTLLLSELAFLGMRHIKFLKKVHSPRQGIPRAWKLLEKESKEFYGKDRIHQ; from the coding sequence ATGAGCGAACTAGAGACGAGTCTTCCTGAATTCTCCCATGACTCGAACGGGATCCAATCTGCGGTTCGATTTCGTTTTCCGGAAAAAGCGGAAGAGATACTTTCGCTTTTCGATTGGGATCTCGTCTCTTTATTTCTCGGTTTCCTAAAGGAGAAGAATCAAGCAGGCGGATTCTTCTCGAAAAGAGACACGGGGGAGATACTGGACCGCCATGTTCTTGAATCCATATTTCATATCTATGTGATCCGAAAAGAATTAGGTTCGCTTAACAATAAGAAGGTGGGAGACGCGGGCACGGGGCCTGGGATTCCAGGATTCTTCTTTCGTTGTTTAGTGGAGAAGGAACGTCCACTTGTAGTCTTACTCGATTCTCAAAGACGGAAACTTGCGCATACGGAAGAGTTCGTGAAGGAGAAGGGAATTGCAGGAGTAGAATTTAGATTTGAGCGCGCCGAGGACTGGAAATCCGACTGGAACCTAGGAGTTTCTCGGGGGTTTGTGCCCTATCCTTGGAGTACGGAGGTGCTTTGCAGGTGCATTATAAAAGGAGGATATTATGTCCCATTTATAGGGAAAGACGAATTCAATGCAAAGATTGAAAAGTCTATCCTGGAACAAAGCGGTTTCATTGTAGAAAAGACTCTCTTATTATCCGAACTTGCATTTTTGGGCATGCGACATATTAAGTTCTTGAAAAAGGTTCACTCGCCAAGGCAAGGTATCCCTAGAGCTTGGAAGCTCCTGGAAAAGGAGAGTAAAGAATTCTATGGGAAAGATCGTATCCATCAGTAA
- a CDS encoding M20/M25/M40 family metallo-hydrolase, with product MSLKKIGIAILAFLAIFILYTIAFTENSIDPITPSSVPPTADYSAISEEAAKDLQTYIRIATVRGREREGALFLKSVLDKRGIPSRIIEYPGKPDRASLVAELKGKDPTKGGLILTNHIDVVEADAKEWTEPPFSGVRKDNRIHGRGAVDVKGLGIMQLHAFILAHEKKVPLQSNLMFLAVADEESRSEHGTRFLIAKHREIFQGYEYVWNEGGTGSKNVAIDGSKLFNIQLAEKGAVWLDLKAKANSGHGSTPPNNYAAKSMVGFLQEVQTLGKKTMIQDQAAAFFYSLSNLLPFPDSFVLRRSRNPLLFLLLQGTINRSRHLVAMTRNTVSITGIDTHPIGINVITSEAEGSLDIRILPGQDENVILEKVKEIGAKYEVEVTPRHMETGSVSPMDGLLFRVIAGVSTNIVPGAIAAPFLSPGTTDSSYLRQIGLKCYGLIPGLLSTEEIDGIHGKDESLSVEHLKMGIEILFKTIVEYNHQIQR from the coding sequence ATGTCCCTCAAGAAAATCGGAATCGCAATCTTAGCCTTCCTCGCGATTTTTATACTGTATACGATTGCTTTTACGGAGAATAGCATCGATCCGATCACACCAAGCTCCGTCCCACCTACCGCAGATTATTCAGCTATAAGTGAAGAAGCGGCCAAAGATCTACAAACGTATATTCGCATCGCCACAGTTCGAGGTCGTGAAAGAGAAGGAGCTCTCTTCTTGAAATCCGTTTTAGATAAAAGAGGAATACCTTCCCGTATCATCGAATATCCGGGTAAACCGGATAGAGCTTCTTTGGTCGCGGAACTCAAAGGCAAAGATCCTACAAAGGGAGGTCTGATTCTTACGAATCATATCGATGTTGTGGAAGCCGATGCCAAAGAGTGGACCGAACCCCCTTTCTCAGGAGTGAGAAAGGACAATCGTATTCACGGTCGTGGAGCAGTGGATGTAAAAGGCTTGGGGATCATGCAGCTGCATGCGTTTATTCTCGCTCATGAGAAGAAGGTTCCTCTTCAGTCCAACTTAATGTTTCTTGCCGTCGCGGACGAAGAAAGTCGTTCCGAGCATGGGACCAGATTCCTCATCGCAAAGCACAGAGAGATTTTCCAAGGATATGAGTATGTTTGGAACGAAGGCGGTACGGGTTCTAAGAACGTAGCGATAGACGGTTCCAAACTATTTAATATTCAATTGGCGGAAAAGGGAGCCGTATGGTTGGACCTGAAAGCCAAAGCCAACTCAGGGCACGGAAGTACGCCTCCTAATAATTATGCCGCGAAGTCGATGGTAGGTTTTTTACAAGAAGTACAAACATTAGGAAAGAAGACAATGATCCAGGACCAAGCCGCGGCATTCTTCTACTCCTTATCCAATCTTTTGCCCTTTCCAGATTCATTCGTTCTTAGGAGATCTAGAAATCCCTTACTGTTCCTACTATTGCAAGGCACGATCAATCGCAGTCGCCATTTAGTAGCGATGACTCGCAACACTGTGAGCATAACCGGCATTGATACACATCCGATCGGTATCAATGTGATTACTTCGGAGGCGGAAGGTTCTTTGGACATTCGCATTCTACCGGGCCAAGATGAGAATGTAATCTTGGAAAAGGTGAAAGAAATAGGAGCAAAGTACGAAGTAGAAGTTACGCCTAGACATATGGAAACGGGTTCCGTGTCTCCTATGGACGGTTTACTGTTTAGAGTGATAGCAGGTGTCAGTACGAATATCGTTCCGGGCGCGATCGCAGCTCCGTTTCTTTCTCCAGGAACGACGGATAGTTCCTACTTGCGTCAGATCGGATTAAAATGTTACGGACTCATTCCCGGTTTGCTTTCCACGGAGGAGATAGACGGAATTCATGGAAAGGACGAGAGTCTTTCGGTCGAGCATCTCAAGATGGGGATAGAGATTCTATTCAAGACGATCGTAGAATACAATCACCAGATACAAAGGTAA